A region of Enoplosus armatus isolate fEnoArm2 chromosome 14, fEnoArm2.hap1, whole genome shotgun sequence DNA encodes the following proteins:
- the gigyf2 gene encoding GRB10-interacting GYF protein 2 isoform X1: MAETQTLNFGPEWLRALSGGGGSGGGGSGCAVASPPLSPALPKYKLADYRYGREEMLALYIKDNKIPIDLLDKEFLPILQEEPLPPLALVSFTEEEQRNFSMSVNSAAVLRLTGRGGGPIVGAPRGRSTSRGRGRGRGDGGFYQRSFDDVEGFGRGGREMHRSQSWEERGDRRFEKPGRKDPADVAPGHFPMNHIRGNYEDAGTGLPRKHDFTRSESENWRSSRDDQNGEDDEGGWRLAGTRRDSDRWCPPSPDGPRSAGWPDQRRRFPFDAREDERGYRRPRSGSGSLEDERDSLPEWCLEDADEEAGTFDSSGAFLSLKKASKEPILEEAELDFRPLEECEEGLEEEDSQPKETKEMETEAERKEFARVSEEGPPVASPVAPPVSEPQAPAQPPSQPSRTEESERPAERQPPLELPPEPCKVPLHIPMSNSMLESLPISHISTTRAEVSAPSPTVQLPQQKPMEVPVVMNNPLPFPSSILAPIGRPTTVPHDTDEDEGLKHFEQEAEKMVAYLQDGVLDDDRLPAKTSEKPKPAGLPLTHEAALKWFYKDPQGEIQGPFSNHEMAEWFQAGYFTMSLLVKRGCDEVFQALGEIMKIWGRVPFTPGPAPPPLQGDGDQERLKRQQELTALNLYQLQQLQYQYLLRQQYAQALAQQKAAALSSAPLQQQQQHQQQINLLLQQYQALKTRTSESLLPPVTRSLSVPDSGSVWEMQNPSSQASCTPNLQQAAPSTAWDGSSVWDLPIDSMAQAPTIEQMQQLEKSKSAKLELERREAEMRAKREEEERKRLEEALRARQEEERKRLEEEELARQKQEEALRRQREQEEAQRRQKEEEERLAQEEALRRLEERRREEEERKKLEEFLRKQEEERRKQEELEALRRREEEKRAEEEAAAAAAAAALAQQQEEEQKRREQEAQRQQELQRQRQQQQEALRRLQQQQQQQQQLAQMKLPSSSKWGQQSTNSINQTQNALSLAKIQKLEEERERQAREEHRRQQQELLKLQQQQALQQAQQPQAKLSGWGSVPKQPVMTKSLLEIQREEAQQMKQRKDHHQQQQQQQQQQQQQPQQHPIVTQQIRPQTRTTSLSNSVWGSVNTSTCTNWGSDSIWGDTHNSNMGFWDEAVKEAVQQPPPQPKKASMQKNNKGNANLSNSVSGRVNKKVEEEEKLLKLFQGVSKSQQDTFMQWCEQTLHTLNTANNLDVPTFASFLKEVDSPYEVHDYVRAYLGDTPEAKDFAKQFLERRAKQNANQQKQAPQNQQQALKQQQQQQQQQDSVWGGTGSSSLYQSNHTSGQQQRFETVTSGKKKKKQKMVRADPSLLGFSVNASSERLNMGEIETLEDF; encoded by the exons ATGGCCGAAACCCAGACACTTAACTTTGGACCAGAATG gctcCGTGCCCTGTCTGGAGGGGGTGGCAGCGGTGGTGGTGGAAGCGGCTGTGCGGTTGCCTCTCCACCCCTCTCACCGGCATTGCCAAAGTATAAACTTGCAGACTATCGTTACGGAAGAGAAGAAATGTTAGCACTTTATATAAAGGATAACAAG ATCCCTATAGACCTACTCGATAAGGAGTTCCTGCCCATATTGCAAGAGGAGCCCTTGCCGCCTCTGGCACTCGTGTCTTTTACAGAGGAGGAACAG AGAAATTTTTCCATGTCTGTAAACAGTGCAGCTGTACTTCGGCTGACAGGGAGAGGAGGCGGTCCGATAGTAGGGGCACCAAGAGGCCGAAGTACCTCAAGGGGTAGAG GCCggggaagaggagatggagggttTTACCAAAGAAGTTTTGATGATGTGGAAGGTTTTGGtcgtggagggagagagatgcatCGCTCCCAAAGCTGGGAAGAAAG GGGAGATAGAAGGTTTGAAAAGCCAGGTCGAAAAGACCCAG CTGATGTTGCTCCAGGACATTTTCCAATGAATCACA TCCGAGGCAACTATGAGGATGCTGGGACAGGCCTACCAAGGAAGCACGACTTCACACGTTCAGAGAGTGAGAACTGGCGTTCTTCTCGTGATGATCAGaatggtgaggatgatgaggggGGCTGGCGCCTGGCGGGTACTCGACGGGACAGTGACCGGTGGTGCCCCCCGAGCCCAG ACGGGCCTCGGTCAGCAGGGTGGCCAGATCAGCGTCGCCGTTTCCCATTTGATGCAAGAGAAGACGAGCGCGGCTACAGGAGGCCACGGTCAGGCAGTGGCAGCCTGGAGGACGAGAGGGACAGCCTGCCAGAGTGGTGTCTGGAGGACGCAGACGAGGAGGCGGGCACCTTCGACTCATCAGGGGCCTTTCTGTCACTCAAG AAAGCCTCCAAGGAGCCGATCCTGGAGGAGGCAGAGCTCGACTTCAGACCCTTGGAAGAGTGTGAAGAaggcctggaggaggaggacagtcAGCCCAAGGAGACCAAAGAAATGGAAACAGAGGCCGAACGAAAAG agttTGCAAGAGTGTCAGAGGAGGGTCCACCTGTTGCTTCACCTGTTGCTCCCCCAGTATCAGAGCCCCAGGCTCCTGCCCAGCCCCCGAGCCAGCCCAGCAGAACAGAAGAGTCTGAAAGGCCAGCTGAACGGCAGCCGCCCCTGGAGCTCCCACCAGAGCCCTGCAAAGTTCCCCTGCACATCCCCATGTCGAACAGCATGCTGGAGTCCCTACCCATATCCCACATTTCTACCACCCGTGCAG AAGTGTCTGCTCCATCACCCACCGTCCAGCTACCGCAGCAAAAGCCCATGGAGGTTCCTGTGGTGATGAATAATCCTTTGCCCTTCCCTTCAAGTATACTGGCACCTATTGGCAGGCCCACCACTGTGCCACACGacacagatgaagatgaggggCTGAAACACTTTGAGCAG GAGGCAGAAAAGATGGTAGCATACCTACAGGATGGTGTGCTGGATGATGACAGACTTCCAGCAAAGACTTCAGAGAAGCCCAAACCTGCAGGCCTGCCGCTCACCCATGAGGCTGCTCTCAAGTGGTTCTACAAAGACCCCCAAGGGGAGATACAGG GTCCGTTCAGTAACCATGAAATGGCTGAGTGGTTCCAGGCTGGTTACTTCACAATGTCTCTCTTAGTCAAAAGAGGGTGTGACGAAGTATTTCAAGCGCTTGGAGAGATCATGAAGATATGGGGGAGGGTACCTTTCACTCCAGGCCCTGCACCTCCACCTCTACAG GGGGATGGTGATCAAGAGAGGTTGAAGAGGCAGCAAGAGCTCACTGCTCTCAACCTTTACCAGTTACAGCAGCTCCAATATCAATACCTCCTCAG GCAGCAGTATGCCCAGGCCCTGGCCCAGCAGAAAGCTGCAGCTCTTAGCTCCGCTCctcttcaacagcagcagcaacaccaaCAGCAGATCAACCTGCTTCTACAGCAATACCAGGCTCTCAAGACAAG AACGTCTGAGAGCCTCCTACCTCCTGTTACCCGGTCCCTGTCTGTACCAGACTCTGGTTCTGTGTGGGAAATGCAGAACCCGTCCTCTCAGGCCTCTTGCACGCCAAACCTCCAACAAGCTGCCCCAAGCA CAGCGTGGGATGGCAGCAGCGTCTGGGATTTACCTATAGACTCCATGGCACAGGCTCCAACCATTGAGCAGATGCAACAGTTAGAGAAGTCAAAGTCTGCGAAG TTGGAGCTAGAGAGACGTGAGGCAGAAATGAGAGCcaaaagggaagaagaggagaggaaacggcTGGAGGAGGCCCTGAGAGCTCGACAGGAGGAGGAACGCAAACGcttggaggaagaagagctggCACGGCAAAAACAG GAGGAGGCATTAAGACGGCAACGAGAGCAAGAAGAGGCACAACGCAggcaaaaagaggaagaggagagactgGCACAGGAGGAAGCTCTTCGTAGATtagaggagagacggagggaagaggaggagagaaagaaactggAGGAGTTCCTTCGAAAACAG GAAGAGGAGCGCAGAAAGCAGGAGGAACTTGAAGCGTTGAGGAGGCGTGAGGAGGAGAAGCGAGCGGAGGAagaggcagcagctgctgcagcggcAGCTGCTCTGGCCCaacaacaggaggaggagcagaagaggagagagcaggaggccCAAAGAcagcaggagctgcagagacagaggcagcagcaacAAGAGGCCCTCAGGAGacttcagcaacaacaacagcagcagcaacagcttgCACAAATGAAG CTTCCATCCTCTTCAAAGTGGGGCCAGCAGTCGACCAACTCTATAAACCAGACTCAGAACGCCCTGTCACTGGCCAAGATCCAGAAactggaagaggagagagaacggCAGGCGCGGGAGGAG CATCGACGTCAGCAACAAGAGCTCctgaagctacagcagcagcaggccttgCAACAGGCTCAGCAGCCCCAGGCTAAGCTGTCTGGTTGGGGTAGTGTGCCCAAACAGCCAGTTATGACTAAATCCTTATTGGAGATTCAAAGGGAAGAAGCCCAGCAGATGAAACAGCGGAAggatcatcatcagcagcagcagcagcagcagcagcagcagcagcagcagccacaacaACACCCAATTGTCACCCAACAGATCCGCCCTCAAACCAGAACT ACGTCTCTGAGTAACTCAGTGTGGGGGTCTGTGAACACCAGCACCTGCACGAATTGGGGCTCAGACAGTATCTGGGGTGACACCCACAACTCGAACATGGGCTTCTGGGATGAGGCAGTGAAAGAGGCTGTGCAGCAACCACCTCCCCAACCCAAGAAAGCCAGCATGCAGAAGAACAACAAAGGCAACGCCAACCTCAG taactcTGTGAGTGGGCGGGTCAATAAGAaggtagaagaggaggagaagctgctaAAGTTGTTTCAAGGGGTCAGTAAGAGCCAGCAGGACACCTTCATGCAATGGTGTGAGCAAACCCTGCACACCCTCAACACAGCCAACAATCTGGATG TTCCAACGTTTGCATCCTTCCTGAAAGAAGTGGACTCTCCGTACGAGGTGCACGACTACGTGAGGGCCTATCTGGGGGACACTCCCGAGGCCAAGGACTTTGCCAAGCAGTTCCTGGAACGTCGTGCCAAACAGAACGCTAACCAACAGAAACAGGCACCACAGAACCAACAGCAAGCcctcaagcagcagcagcagcagcagcagcagcag GATTCTGTATGGGGTGGAACAGGATCTTCGTCGCTCTACCAGTCCAACCATACGAGTGGCCAGCAGCAGCGCTTTGAGACCGTCACctcagggaagaagaaaaagaagcagaagatGGTCCGTGCAGACCCCAGCCTTCTAG gtttttctgTGAATGCGTCATCTGAGAGATTGAATATGGGAGAGATTGAGACTTTGGAGGACTTTTAA
- the gigyf2 gene encoding GRB10-interacting GYF protein 2 isoform X2 produces the protein MAETQTLNFGPEWLRALSGGGGSGGGGSGCAVASPPLSPALPKYKLADYRYGREEMLALYIKDNKIPIDLLDKEFLPILQEEPLPPLALVSFTEEEQRNFSMSVNSAAVLRLTGRGGGPIVGAPRGRSTSRGRGRGRGDGGFYQRSFDDVEGFGRGGREMHRSQSWEERGDRRFEKPGRKDPADVAPGHFPMNHIRGNYEDAGTGLPRKHDFTRSESENWRSSRDDQNGEDDEGGWRLAGTRRDSDRWCPPSPDGPRSAGWPDQRRRFPFDAREDERGYRRPRSGSGSLEDERDSLPEWCLEDADEEAGTFDSSGAFLSLKKASKEPILEEAELDFRPLEECEEGLEEEDSQPKETKEMETEAERKEFARVSEEGPPVASPVAPPVSEPQAPAQPPSQPSRTEESERPAERQPPLELPPEPCKVPLHIPMSNSMLESLPISHISTTRAEVSAPSPTVQLPQQKPMEVPVVMNNPLPFPSSILAPIGRPTTVPHDTDEDEGLKHFEQEAEKMVAYLQDGVLDDDRLPAKTSEKPKPAGLPLTHEAALKWFYKDPQGEIQGPFSNHEMAEWFQAGYFTMSLLVKRGCDEVFQALGEIMKIWGRVPFTPGPAPPPLQGDGDQERLKRQQELTALNLYQLQQLQYQYLLRQQYAQALAQQKAAALSSAPLQQQQQHQQQINLLLQQYQALKTRTSESLLPPVTRSLSVPDSGSVWEMQNPSSQASCTPNLQQAAPSTWDGSSVWDLPIDSMAQAPTIEQMQQLEKSKSAKLELERREAEMRAKREEEERKRLEEALRARQEEERKRLEEEELARQKQEEALRRQREQEEAQRRQKEEEERLAQEEALRRLEERRREEEERKKLEEFLRKQEEERRKQEELEALRRREEEKRAEEEAAAAAAAAALAQQQEEEQKRREQEAQRQQELQRQRQQQQEALRRLQQQQQQQQQLAQMKLPSSSKWGQQSTNSINQTQNALSLAKIQKLEEERERQAREEHRRQQQELLKLQQQQALQQAQQPQAKLSGWGSVPKQPVMTKSLLEIQREEAQQMKQRKDHHQQQQQQQQQQQQQPQQHPIVTQQIRPQTRTTSLSNSVWGSVNTSTCTNWGSDSIWGDTHNSNMGFWDEAVKEAVQQPPPQPKKASMQKNNKGNANLSNSVSGRVNKKVEEEEKLLKLFQGVSKSQQDTFMQWCEQTLHTLNTANNLDVPTFASFLKEVDSPYEVHDYVRAYLGDTPEAKDFAKQFLERRAKQNANQQKQAPQNQQQALKQQQQQQQQQDSVWGGTGSSSLYQSNHTSGQQQRFETVTSGKKKKKQKMVRADPSLLGFSVNASSERLNMGEIETLEDF, from the exons ATGGCCGAAACCCAGACACTTAACTTTGGACCAGAATG gctcCGTGCCCTGTCTGGAGGGGGTGGCAGCGGTGGTGGTGGAAGCGGCTGTGCGGTTGCCTCTCCACCCCTCTCACCGGCATTGCCAAAGTATAAACTTGCAGACTATCGTTACGGAAGAGAAGAAATGTTAGCACTTTATATAAAGGATAACAAG ATCCCTATAGACCTACTCGATAAGGAGTTCCTGCCCATATTGCAAGAGGAGCCCTTGCCGCCTCTGGCACTCGTGTCTTTTACAGAGGAGGAACAG AGAAATTTTTCCATGTCTGTAAACAGTGCAGCTGTACTTCGGCTGACAGGGAGAGGAGGCGGTCCGATAGTAGGGGCACCAAGAGGCCGAAGTACCTCAAGGGGTAGAG GCCggggaagaggagatggagggttTTACCAAAGAAGTTTTGATGATGTGGAAGGTTTTGGtcgtggagggagagagatgcatCGCTCCCAAAGCTGGGAAGAAAG GGGAGATAGAAGGTTTGAAAAGCCAGGTCGAAAAGACCCAG CTGATGTTGCTCCAGGACATTTTCCAATGAATCACA TCCGAGGCAACTATGAGGATGCTGGGACAGGCCTACCAAGGAAGCACGACTTCACACGTTCAGAGAGTGAGAACTGGCGTTCTTCTCGTGATGATCAGaatggtgaggatgatgaggggGGCTGGCGCCTGGCGGGTACTCGACGGGACAGTGACCGGTGGTGCCCCCCGAGCCCAG ACGGGCCTCGGTCAGCAGGGTGGCCAGATCAGCGTCGCCGTTTCCCATTTGATGCAAGAGAAGACGAGCGCGGCTACAGGAGGCCACGGTCAGGCAGTGGCAGCCTGGAGGACGAGAGGGACAGCCTGCCAGAGTGGTGTCTGGAGGACGCAGACGAGGAGGCGGGCACCTTCGACTCATCAGGGGCCTTTCTGTCACTCAAG AAAGCCTCCAAGGAGCCGATCCTGGAGGAGGCAGAGCTCGACTTCAGACCCTTGGAAGAGTGTGAAGAaggcctggaggaggaggacagtcAGCCCAAGGAGACCAAAGAAATGGAAACAGAGGCCGAACGAAAAG agttTGCAAGAGTGTCAGAGGAGGGTCCACCTGTTGCTTCACCTGTTGCTCCCCCAGTATCAGAGCCCCAGGCTCCTGCCCAGCCCCCGAGCCAGCCCAGCAGAACAGAAGAGTCTGAAAGGCCAGCTGAACGGCAGCCGCCCCTGGAGCTCCCACCAGAGCCCTGCAAAGTTCCCCTGCACATCCCCATGTCGAACAGCATGCTGGAGTCCCTACCCATATCCCACATTTCTACCACCCGTGCAG AAGTGTCTGCTCCATCACCCACCGTCCAGCTACCGCAGCAAAAGCCCATGGAGGTTCCTGTGGTGATGAATAATCCTTTGCCCTTCCCTTCAAGTATACTGGCACCTATTGGCAGGCCCACCACTGTGCCACACGacacagatgaagatgaggggCTGAAACACTTTGAGCAG GAGGCAGAAAAGATGGTAGCATACCTACAGGATGGTGTGCTGGATGATGACAGACTTCCAGCAAAGACTTCAGAGAAGCCCAAACCTGCAGGCCTGCCGCTCACCCATGAGGCTGCTCTCAAGTGGTTCTACAAAGACCCCCAAGGGGAGATACAGG GTCCGTTCAGTAACCATGAAATGGCTGAGTGGTTCCAGGCTGGTTACTTCACAATGTCTCTCTTAGTCAAAAGAGGGTGTGACGAAGTATTTCAAGCGCTTGGAGAGATCATGAAGATATGGGGGAGGGTACCTTTCACTCCAGGCCCTGCACCTCCACCTCTACAG GGGGATGGTGATCAAGAGAGGTTGAAGAGGCAGCAAGAGCTCACTGCTCTCAACCTTTACCAGTTACAGCAGCTCCAATATCAATACCTCCTCAG GCAGCAGTATGCCCAGGCCCTGGCCCAGCAGAAAGCTGCAGCTCTTAGCTCCGCTCctcttcaacagcagcagcaacaccaaCAGCAGATCAACCTGCTTCTACAGCAATACCAGGCTCTCAAGACAAG AACGTCTGAGAGCCTCCTACCTCCTGTTACCCGGTCCCTGTCTGTACCAGACTCTGGTTCTGTGTGGGAAATGCAGAACCCGTCCTCTCAGGCCTCTTGCACGCCAAACCTCCAACAAGCTGCCCCAAGCA CGTGGGATGGCAGCAGCGTCTGGGATTTACCTATAGACTCCATGGCACAGGCTCCAACCATTGAGCAGATGCAACAGTTAGAGAAGTCAAAGTCTGCGAAG TTGGAGCTAGAGAGACGTGAGGCAGAAATGAGAGCcaaaagggaagaagaggagaggaaacggcTGGAGGAGGCCCTGAGAGCTCGACAGGAGGAGGAACGCAAACGcttggaggaagaagagctggCACGGCAAAAACAG GAGGAGGCATTAAGACGGCAACGAGAGCAAGAAGAGGCACAACGCAggcaaaaagaggaagaggagagactgGCACAGGAGGAAGCTCTTCGTAGATtagaggagagacggagggaagaggaggagagaaagaaactggAGGAGTTCCTTCGAAAACAG GAAGAGGAGCGCAGAAAGCAGGAGGAACTTGAAGCGTTGAGGAGGCGTGAGGAGGAGAAGCGAGCGGAGGAagaggcagcagctgctgcagcggcAGCTGCTCTGGCCCaacaacaggaggaggagcagaagaggagagagcaggaggccCAAAGAcagcaggagctgcagagacagaggcagcagcaacAAGAGGCCCTCAGGAGacttcagcaacaacaacagcagcagcaacagcttgCACAAATGAAG CTTCCATCCTCTTCAAAGTGGGGCCAGCAGTCGACCAACTCTATAAACCAGACTCAGAACGCCCTGTCACTGGCCAAGATCCAGAAactggaagaggagagagaacggCAGGCGCGGGAGGAG CATCGACGTCAGCAACAAGAGCTCctgaagctacagcagcagcaggccttgCAACAGGCTCAGCAGCCCCAGGCTAAGCTGTCTGGTTGGGGTAGTGTGCCCAAACAGCCAGTTATGACTAAATCCTTATTGGAGATTCAAAGGGAAGAAGCCCAGCAGATGAAACAGCGGAAggatcatcatcagcagcagcagcagcagcagcagcagcagcagcagcagccacaacaACACCCAATTGTCACCCAACAGATCCGCCCTCAAACCAGAACT ACGTCTCTGAGTAACTCAGTGTGGGGGTCTGTGAACACCAGCACCTGCACGAATTGGGGCTCAGACAGTATCTGGGGTGACACCCACAACTCGAACATGGGCTTCTGGGATGAGGCAGTGAAAGAGGCTGTGCAGCAACCACCTCCCCAACCCAAGAAAGCCAGCATGCAGAAGAACAACAAAGGCAACGCCAACCTCAG taactcTGTGAGTGGGCGGGTCAATAAGAaggtagaagaggaggagaagctgctaAAGTTGTTTCAAGGGGTCAGTAAGAGCCAGCAGGACACCTTCATGCAATGGTGTGAGCAAACCCTGCACACCCTCAACACAGCCAACAATCTGGATG TTCCAACGTTTGCATCCTTCCTGAAAGAAGTGGACTCTCCGTACGAGGTGCACGACTACGTGAGGGCCTATCTGGGGGACACTCCCGAGGCCAAGGACTTTGCCAAGCAGTTCCTGGAACGTCGTGCCAAACAGAACGCTAACCAACAGAAACAGGCACCACAGAACCAACAGCAAGCcctcaagcagcagcagcagcagcagcagcagcag GATTCTGTATGGGGTGGAACAGGATCTTCGTCGCTCTACCAGTCCAACCATACGAGTGGCCAGCAGCAGCGCTTTGAGACCGTCACctcagggaagaagaaaaagaagcagaagatGGTCCGTGCAGACCCCAGCCTTCTAG gtttttctgTGAATGCGTCATCTGAGAGATTGAATATGGGAGAGATTGAGACTTTGGAGGACTTTTAA